A single genomic interval of Asinibacterium sp. OR53 harbors:
- a CDS encoding cysteine desulfurase, whose protein sequence is MITTATIPVFDVCALRKQFPVLEREVKGKPLIYLDNAATSQKPAVVIDALVQYYTGYNANIHRGIHTLAEEATAAFEATRETARHFIHAAGREEIIFTRGTTEGINLVAYTWGRANVGKGDEIIISAMEHHSNIVPWQIVCEEKGAQLKVIPVDDAGELIMEAYEKLLSDKTRLVAITHVSNALGTVNPVKQMIRLAHKAGALVLVDGAQSTVHLDIDVQDMDCDFFVCSAHKLYGPTGVGVLYGKKHVLEAMPVFQGGGEMIKEVTFEKTTYNELPYKYEAGTPNIADTIAFKTALDFIEQTGKEQIRQHEHELLQYATAALETIPGLKIIGRAKEKTSLVSFVIDKVHPQDIGILLDNKGIAVRTGHHCAQPLMQRYGIPGTIRASFAAYNTKEEIDELLLGLEKSIKLLV, encoded by the coding sequence ATGATAACAACAGCTACCATACCCGTCTTTGATGTGTGTGCACTTCGCAAACAATTCCCCGTACTGGAAAGAGAAGTGAAGGGGAAACCTTTGATCTACCTGGATAACGCTGCTACTTCCCAGAAACCAGCTGTAGTGATCGATGCGCTGGTACAATATTATACCGGGTACAATGCCAATATACACCGCGGTATTCATACACTGGCCGAAGAAGCTACTGCTGCTTTTGAAGCCACCCGCGAAACGGCGAGACATTTTATTCATGCAGCCGGCAGGGAAGAGATCATTTTTACACGTGGCACCACAGAAGGTATCAACCTGGTAGCGTATACCTGGGGAAGAGCCAATGTGGGTAAGGGCGATGAGATCATCATCTCTGCTATGGAACACCATTCCAATATTGTTCCCTGGCAGATCGTATGCGAAGAAAAAGGGGCGCAACTGAAAGTGATACCGGTAGATGATGCCGGTGAACTGATCATGGAAGCATACGAGAAATTATTGAGCGATAAAACCAGGCTGGTTGCCATTACACATGTTTCCAATGCACTGGGTACAGTGAACCCGGTAAAACAGATGATCCGCCTGGCGCACAAAGCGGGCGCACTGGTATTGGTGGATGGCGCGCAGTCTACCGTGCACCTCGATATCGATGTGCAGGATATGGACTGTGATTTTTTTGTATGCTCTGCACATAAATTATACGGCCCCACCGGCGTAGGTGTTTTGTACGGCAAAAAGCATGTACTCGAAGCCATGCCTGTTTTCCAGGGAGGAGGAGAGATGATTAAAGAAGTAACTTTTGAGAAAACAACATACAATGAACTGCCTTATAAATACGAAGCAGGCACACCTAATATAGCCGATACCATTGCATTCAAAACAGCATTGGACTTCATTGAACAAACAGGTAAGGAACAGATCAGGCAACATGAACATGAATTGCTGCAGTATGCTACTGCGGCGCTGGAAACCATTCCGGGATTGAAGATCATCGGCAGGGCGAAAGAAAAAACAAGCCTGGTTTCTTTTGTGATTGATAAAGTGCATCCGCAGGATATTGGTATCCTGCTCGATAACAAAGGGATCGCCGTTCGCACAGGCCACCACTGCGCGCAACCGCTGATGCAGCGTTATGGTATTCCCGGCACCATCAGGGCATCATTCGCAGCATACAATACAAAAGAAGAGATCGACGAACTGCTATTGGGATTGGAGAAATCGATCAAACTATTGGTATAG
- a CDS encoding SufE family protein gives MNNRKTIQETEAAIIDSFSLFDSWDDKYEYIIDLGKKLPALDEKHKTEENKVRGCQSTVWLTADYKDGRVYFSADSDAVIVKGLISMLISVLSGHTTQEIIDAPLDFIREIGMTTHLAQTRSNGLRAMVKQMKHYALAFQAMQQHSINDHGNSGTERKSH, from the coding sequence ATGAACAACCGGAAGACCATACAGGAAACAGAAGCAGCCATCATCGATTCGTTCTCGCTTTTCGATAGTTGGGATGATAAGTACGAATACATCATCGACCTGGGAAAAAAATTGCCGGCCCTTGATGAAAAACATAAAACAGAAGAGAACAAAGTGAGGGGTTGTCAGTCCACCGTTTGGCTCACGGCCGATTATAAAGACGGAAGGGTTTATTTCAGTGCCGACAGCGATGCGGTGATTGTGAAAGGATTGATCAGTATGCTCATCAGCGTATTGTCTGGCCACACGACGCAGGAGATCATCGATGCACCACTCGATTTTATACGGGAGATTGGTATGACAACCCACCTGGCGCAAACCCGTTCCAATGGGTTGAGGGCTATGGTAAAGCAAATGAAACATTATGCACTGGCTTTCCAGGCCATGCAACAACATTCAATCAACGATCATGGAAACAGCGGAACTGAAAGAAAAAGTCATTGA
- a CDS encoding NAD(P)/FAD-dependent oxidoreductase — protein MNNTISTVKKVVVVGGGFAGLNFAKQLMSNKDFAVTLVDTNNYHFFPPLLYQVASAFIELSNISYPFRRLFQEKENMRFHMGSLVRVNKDNNTIDTTTGTLAYDYLVLALGTETNYFGIENVKQQALPMKTIEDAVNLRNHLLLTMEKAVMTSDPAEKEKLLTIVIAGGGPTGVEIAGMLAEMGHHIGAKEYPEFTGIRSRIYLIDAGPVLLGPMSKVAQAEATKVLGKLGVQIMTGVAVKDYADGKVILANGTAIPTKSLIWTSGVIAREVPGLPEGSIGRGRRILVDAFNKVKGTTNIFAIGDICFQDTDPQYPNGHPQLAQVAIQQGKLLAHNLQQFIAKQPIRPFIYVNKGSMAIISKYKAVADLPKFSFKGLLAWFVWLFIHIIPLVGFRNKAKLAFSWFYSFITNNPTLRLIIRPKERIS, from the coding sequence ATGAATAATACTATAAGCACTGTCAAGAAAGTAGTAGTCGTAGGCGGAGGCTTTGCAGGTCTCAATTTTGCAAAGCAATTGATGAGTAACAAAGATTTTGCGGTAACGCTGGTAGATACCAATAACTATCATTTTTTCCCCCCTTTATTGTACCAGGTTGCATCTGCTTTTATTGAACTTTCCAATATCAGTTATCCTTTCCGGCGCCTGTTCCAGGAGAAGGAGAACATGCGTTTTCATATGGGTTCACTGGTAAGGGTGAACAAAGACAACAATACCATTGACACTACTACAGGCACGCTTGCTTACGATTACCTGGTGTTGGCATTGGGCACGGAAACCAATTATTTCGGCATAGAAAATGTGAAGCAGCAGGCATTGCCCATGAAGACCATTGAAGATGCCGTTAACCTGCGCAATCATTTATTGCTGACCATGGAAAAAGCAGTGATGACCAGCGACCCCGCAGAAAAAGAAAAACTGCTCACCATTGTAATTGCGGGCGGCGGACCTACAGGCGTAGAAATAGCCGGTATGCTGGCCGAAATGGGTCATCATATAGGCGCCAAAGAATACCCCGAATTTACAGGTATACGCAGTCGCATTTACCTGATCGATGCCGGCCCGGTATTGCTCGGACCCATGAGTAAAGTGGCGCAGGCAGAAGCAACAAAAGTGCTGGGTAAACTGGGCGTTCAGATCATGACAGGTGTGGCGGTAAAAGATTATGCAGATGGGAAAGTGATACTGGCCAACGGTACGGCCATTCCTACGAAATCATTGATCTGGACTTCAGGTGTTATTGCGCGTGAAGTGCCGGGATTACCCGAAGGCAGTATAGGAAGGGGCAGGCGCATACTTGTAGATGCATTCAACAAAGTAAAAGGCACCACAAACATTTTTGCCATAGGCGATATTTGTTTCCAGGATACCGATCCCCAATATCCCAACGGACATCCGCAACTGGCACAGGTTGCCATACAACAGGGGAAATTGCTGGCCCACAACCTGCAACAGTTCATTGCCAAACAACCTATACGGCCCTTCATCTATGTGAACAAAGGCAGCATGGCCATCATCTCCAAATACAAAGCCGTTGCCGACCTCCCCAAATTTTCATTCAAAGGACTCCTGGCCTGGTTTGTATGGCTTTTCATACACATCATTCCATTGGTAGGTTTCCGCAACAAAGCCAAACTGGCCTTCAGTTGGTTCTACTCATTCATCACCAATAACCCTACGCTGCGATTGATCATCAGGCCAAAAGAAAGAATTAGTTAA
- a CDS encoding iron-sulfur cluster assembly protein, whose amino-acid sequence METAELKEKVIDCLHTIFDPEIPVDIYEMGLIYEIDILPVNNVQIVMTLTAPSCPAAQSLPVEVDQKVREIEGVNDVHVSVTWTPPWDRSMMSEAAQLELGML is encoded by the coding sequence ATGGAAACAGCGGAACTGAAAGAAAAAGTCATTGATTGTTTGCATACGATCTTTGATCCGGAAATACCGGTAGATATTTATGAGATGGGATTGATCTATGAGATCGACATCCTACCGGTGAATAATGTGCAGATTGTGATGACGCTGACGGCGCCGAGCTGCCCGGCTGCACAATCGTTGCCAGTGGAAGTGGATCAGAAAGTAAGAGAAATAGAAGGTGTGAATGATGTGCATGTATCTGTTACCTGGACGCCACCCTGGGACAGGAGTATGATGTCTGAAGCGGCCCAGTTGGAACTGGGCATGTTATAA
- the sufB gene encoding Fe-S cluster assembly protein SufB: protein MDTMNDINSDIQKAVMADYKYGFVTDIEADAAPKGLNEEIIRFISAKKKEPEWMLEWRLKAYRHWLNMEEPSWANLKHPPIDYQDIIYYSAPKQKKKAGSLDEIDPELRRTFEKLGISLEEQKRLSGVAVDAVVDSVSIGTTFKAQLAELGIIFCSMSEAIQEHPELVKKYLGSVVPATDNYFAALNSAVFTDGSFCYIPEGVRCPMELSTYFRINAENTGQFERTLIVAEPGSYVSYLEGCTAPMRDENQLHAAVVELVAQERGEIKYSTVQNWYPGDKQGNGGIYNFVTKRGICKGDHAKISWTQVETGSAITWKYPSVILKGDHSVGEFYSVALTNHYQQADTGTKMMHIGKNTRSRIVSKGISAGFSNNSYRGLVQVGKNAANARNFSQCDSLLLGDKCGAHTFPYIEVKNNTGVVEHEATTSKIGEDQLFYCNQRGIDTETAVALIINGFAREVMNQLPMEFAVEAQKLLAISLEGSVG, encoded by the coding sequence ATGGATACGATGAATGACATCAACAGTGATATCCAGAAAGCGGTTATGGCCGATTATAAATACGGCTTTGTGACTGATATTGAAGCAGATGCGGCGCCAAAGGGATTGAATGAAGAGATCATTCGTTTCATCTCTGCCAAGAAGAAAGAGCCGGAATGGATGCTGGAATGGCGGTTGAAAGCCTATCGCCACTGGCTGAACATGGAAGAGCCTTCCTGGGCGAACCTCAAACATCCGCCGATCGATTACCAGGATATTATTTATTATTCGGCACCCAAACAGAAGAAAAAAGCGGGCAGCCTGGATGAAATTGATCCGGAGTTGCGCAGGACTTTTGAAAAGCTGGGTATCTCCCTGGAAGAGCAGAAAAGATTATCCGGTGTGGCAGTAGATGCGGTGGTTGACAGTGTATCAATCGGTACCACTTTCAAAGCGCAACTGGCAGAACTGGGCATTATTTTTTGTTCGATGAGTGAAGCGATACAGGAGCATCCGGAACTGGTCAAAAAATACCTGGGCTCTGTGGTGCCTGCTACCGATAACTATTTTGCGGCACTCAATTCAGCGGTGTTCACCGATGGGTCTTTCTGTTATATTCCGGAAGGCGTTCGTTGTCCCATGGAGCTTTCCACTTATTTCCGCATCAACGCAGAAAACACAGGACAGTTTGAAAGAACACTGATCGTTGCCGAGCCCGGTAGTTATGTGAGTTACCTGGAAGGTTGCACTGCGCCTATGCGCGATGAGAACCAGTTGCACGCTGCAGTAGTAGAGCTGGTAGCCCAGGAACGAGGTGAGATCAAATACTCTACTGTACAGAACTGGTACCCCGGCGATAAACAAGGCAATGGTGGTATTTACAATTTTGTTACCAAGAGAGGTATCTGTAAAGGCGATCATGCCAAAATATCCTGGACACAGGTAGAGACTGGTTCTGCCATCACCTGGAAATATCCCAGTGTGATCCTCAAAGGCGATCATTCAGTGGGAGAATTTTATTCGGTAGCGCTCACCAATCACTACCAGCAAGCAGATACGGGTACCAAGATGATGCACATCGGGAAAAATACCCGGAGCCGCATCGTGTCGAAAGGTATTTCGGCTGGGTTCAGCAATAACAGTTATCGTGGCCTGGTGCAAGTAGGTAAGAATGCGGCGAACGCGCGTAATTTTTCACAGTGCGATTCATTGCTGCTGGGCGATAAATGCGGTGCACATACTTTCCCTTATATCGAAGTGAAAAACAATACCGGTGTGGTAGAGCACGAAGCCACCACATCCAAGATAGGAGAAGATCAACTCTTTTATTGTAACCAGCGGGGTATCGATACCGAAACGGCGGTGGCATTGATCATCAACGGCTTTGCCCGTGAAGTGATGAACCAGCTGCCTATGGAGTTTGCCGTAGAAGCACAAAAATTATTGGCCATCAGCCTGGAAGGTAGTGTAGGCTGA
- the sufD gene encoding Fe-S cluster assembly protein SufD, producing MNTQYYQDHFTRLQAATRPGHLHARREEAFRDFSRLGIPTTRNEEWKYTRISGLFNKEWHLPLLQEKTITENDLQAVRLPGYETASELVFVNGFFSFALSNIRSESLTVLPLEEAAANGYSDIVSAHFGHSSGYIKDGIHALNTAFTEGGVFIHLTKTKHEKQPVYIYHLTTAEHEPGFTQPRSLVYLGEQAEMQLVETSMCLGQQDSLNSQVIEIVLEEAAVLEYYKIQHDHDNASQVNTTHIRQVGKSYSHTVTLSLNGNMVRNNLNVVLEASHSEAHLYGLYFPKGNSHIDNHTIVDNRVPHCDSNELYKGILDEQGTGVFNGKIFVRQPAQKTNAFQSNKNVLLSNTATINTKPQLEIFADDVKCSHGCTVGRLSEEGLFYLQSRGIPEKTAQSMLLHGFAEDVLEKIKLEPIRRYADALVAARLEYDIV from the coding sequence ATGAACACACAGTATTACCAGGATCATTTTACCCGTTTGCAGGCTGCTACCCGGCCCGGGCATTTGCATGCACGCAGGGAGGAAGCATTCCGCGACTTCAGCCGGTTGGGCATACCTACCACCCGGAATGAAGAATGGAAGTATACACGCATCAGTGGTTTGTTCAACAAAGAATGGCATTTGCCGCTTTTGCAGGAGAAAACAATAACTGAAAATGACCTGCAGGCCGTTCGGCTACCCGGTTATGAAACAGCCAGTGAACTGGTATTCGTGAACGGATTTTTTTCTTTTGCTCTTTCCAATATCCGTTCAGAGAGCCTGACGGTACTGCCTTTGGAAGAAGCAGCAGCTAACGGATACAGCGATATTGTATCTGCTCATTTCGGACATAGCAGCGGATACATCAAAGACGGCATACACGCGTTGAACACAGCGTTCACGGAAGGTGGTGTATTCATCCATCTTACAAAAACAAAACACGAAAAGCAACCGGTATATATTTATCACCTCACCACGGCAGAGCATGAACCGGGTTTCACGCAGCCGCGCAGCCTGGTATACCTGGGCGAACAGGCGGAAATGCAATTGGTGGAAACTTCCATGTGCCTTGGGCAGCAAGACAGCCTCAACAGCCAGGTTATAGAGATTGTACTGGAAGAAGCCGCCGTACTGGAATATTATAAGATACAGCACGACCACGACAATGCCAGCCAGGTAAACACCACGCATATACGCCAGGTAGGCAAGAGTTATTCTCATACGGTAACCCTTTCATTGAATGGCAATATGGTGCGGAATAATTTGAACGTGGTGTTGGAAGCATCGCACAGTGAAGCGCATTTATACGGACTTTATTTCCCTAAAGGGAACAGTCATATCGATAACCATACGATTGTAGACAACCGTGTTCCGCATTGCGACAGCAATGAGTTGTACAAAGGAATACTGGACGAACAGGGGACCGGCGTTTTCAACGGAAAAATATTTGTAAGGCAACCTGCGCAAAAGACCAACGCCTTTCAATCGAATAAAAATGTGTTGTTGTCCAATACGGCTACCATCAACACCAAACCCCAGCTCGAAATATTCGCCGATGATGTGAAATGTTCGCATGGTTGTACGGTTGGCCGCCTGAGTGAGGAAGGATTGTTTTACCTGCAATCGAGGGGCATCCCCGAGAAAACAGCGCAGTCGATGTTGCTGCATGGCTTTGCAGAGGATGTGCTGGAGAAGATCAAACTGGAACCGATTCGTCGCTATGCAGACGCACTCGTAGCGGCCCGATTAGAATATGATATTGTATGA
- the sufC gene encoding Fe-S cluster assembly ATPase SufC: protein MLTIKNLHAGIEGKKILKGINLEIKPGEVHAIMGPNGSGKSTLASVLAGRKEYEVSTGSVQFLGKDLLDLSPEERAGEGLFLGFQYPVEIPGLSTTNFIKTALNEVRKYRGQEPLDAVAFLKLMKEKMALMNVDQSLLSRSLNEGFSGGEKKRNEIFQMAMLQPKLAILDETDSGLDIDAIRIVANGVNQLRSKDNAVLAITHYQRLLDYIIPDVIHVLYNGRIVKSGPKELALELEERGYDFIKSEVSVED from the coding sequence ATGTTAACGATCAAGAATTTACATGCAGGGATAGAAGGAAAGAAGATATTGAAGGGCATCAACCTGGAGATCAAACCGGGCGAGGTACACGCCATCATGGGACCCAACGGTTCGGGCAAGAGTACACTGGCTTCTGTACTAGCCGGAAGAAAAGAATACGAAGTGAGCACAGGATCAGTGCAGTTTTTAGGGAAAGACCTGCTGGATCTTTCGCCTGAAGAAAGAGCAGGGGAAGGTTTGTTCCTGGGCTTTCAGTACCCGGTAGAGATACCCGGACTGAGCACCACCAATTTCATCAAAACAGCACTCAACGAAGTGCGCAAATACCGCGGACAGGAACCGCTGGATGCCGTTGCTTTTCTGAAGCTGATGAAAGAAAAGATGGCATTGATGAATGTAGACCAATCGCTCTTAAGCCGTTCATTGAATGAAGGCTTCTCCGGCGGTGAGAAAAAAAGAAATGAGATTTTCCAGATGGCCATGCTGCAACCCAAACTGGCCATCCTCGATGAAACCGATTCGGGGCTCGATATAGATGCCATCCGCATCGTGGCCAACGGTGTGAACCAGTTACGCAGTAAAGACAATGCGGTGCTGGCCATCACCCACTACCAGCGCTTGCTCGATTACATCATTCCCGATGTGATCCATGTATTGTACAATGGCAGGATTGTAAAATCAGGCCCCAAGGAACTGGCATTGGAACTCGAAGAGAGAGGATACGATTTCATCAAAAGTGAAGTGAGTGTAGAAGATTAA
- a CDS encoding Rrf2 family transcriptional regulator, giving the protein MKITAQEEYGLRILIRIASCKDDAGMSIPQLSETEGLSSHYVAKLTRVLRMGGFINSTPGHKGGYVLARPSQAIVVKDVLAALGGVLFDKKFCEQHSGALKLCTNSVDCSARSLWQMVQFAVDRLLDKITLHDLVNTEKESKQTLTSILEQSYVM; this is encoded by the coding sequence ATGAAAATCACTGCACAGGAAGAATACGGTTTGAGGATATTGATACGCATTGCCTCCTGCAAAGACGATGCGGGCATGAGTATTCCTCAACTGAGCGAAACAGAAGGGCTGAGCAGTCATTATGTGGCCAAGCTCACCCGTGTCTTACGCATGGGAGGCTTCATCAACAGCACCCCTGGCCATAAAGGCGGTTATGTATTGGCCCGGCCCTCACAAGCAATCGTTGTTAAAGATGTATTGGCCGCACTCGGGGGCGTACTGTTCGATAAAAAATTCTGTGAACAACATTCAGGTGCATTAAAACTATGCACCAATTCCGTTGATTGTTCTGCACGTTCGCTCTGGCAGATGGTACAATTTGCGGTAGACCGTTTGCTCGATAAAATTACCTTGCACGACCTCGTGAATACGGAAAAAGAATCAAAGCAAACACTCACATCCATACTGGAACAGAGTTATGTTATGTGA